In a genomic window of Micromonospora cremea:
- a CDS encoding ArsR/SmtB family transcription factor translates to MSAAPPPTGDDLVRVLATLANPHRLRVVAALARERAYVSRLARQLGISRALLQVHLRKLAAAGLVTARLELSEDGKAMNYYEVEPFVLTLTPEIIAAAVETLTVPESAEQPGAER, encoded by the coding sequence ATGAGTGCCGCTCCGCCGCCGACCGGCGACGACCTGGTCCGGGTGCTGGCCACCCTGGCCAACCCGCACCGGCTGCGGGTCGTCGCCGCTCTGGCCCGGGAGCGCGCCTACGTGAGCCGGCTGGCCCGGCAGCTGGGCATCAGCCGGGCGCTGTTGCAGGTCCACCTACGGAAGCTGGCGGCGGCCGGGCTGGTCACCGCCCGCCTGGAGTTGTCGGAGGACGGGAAGGCCATGAACTACTACGAGGTGGAGCCGTTCGTGCTCACACTCACCCCCGAGATCATCGCGGCGGCGGTCGAGACGCTGACCGTGCCCGAGTCGGCCGAGCAGCCCGGAGCGGAGCGATGA
- a CDS encoding alpha/beta hydrolase produces the protein MLRVRKSTVGWAVALALTATGLAPVSPAAARPQPGLTIDWRPCLKDVTAECGTLSLPVDWRRPRGERFDLALARRTATDPSARIGALVFGPGGPGDSGVDRVVTGSSRFSAELRRRFDIVSFDPRGTGRSHPVVCSTDLLARQPQLLADQAQFDATLAGNALLRADCRARTGPLYDHVDTTSAARDLDAVRAALGERQLTFHGSSYGTLLGQRYAELFPHRVRAMVLEAAMDHSLGIRAFLDTQAVTAEGAFDEFVAWCARSTGCVLKGRDIREVWAELHGRAAGGTLTDPDRPGVALTPFELSRLAHKKLYETHWWPELAGWIVRMDAATTPNTASSAGDRSTGDAVAPYPFAVFCQDWSLPVRDYREYAGHLRRMARLAPDLRYPPAVFAPVTCLGTPAPVANPQHRMRVRTDVPLLLAATVHDPASGYNWATNVARQLGEHGVLLTYQGWGHGSYTTSPCVGGAVDRYLTSVVAPRPGTSCPAIEPSS, from the coding sequence ATGCTGCGCGTACGCAAATCGACCGTCGGTTGGGCGGTCGCCCTGGCTCTCACGGCCACCGGTCTGGCCCCGGTCAGCCCGGCCGCCGCTCGACCACAACCAGGCCTCACCATCGACTGGCGGCCCTGCCTCAAGGACGTGACCGCCGAGTGCGGCACGCTGTCCCTGCCGGTGGACTGGCGCCGACCCCGGGGCGAGCGCTTCGACCTGGCGCTGGCCCGGCGGACGGCCACCGACCCGTCCGCCCGGATCGGCGCGCTGGTGTTCGGCCCCGGCGGGCCGGGCGACAGCGGGGTCGACCGGGTGGTGACCGGCAGCTCCCGGTTCAGCGCCGAGCTGCGCCGCCGCTTCGACATCGTCAGCTTCGACCCGCGCGGCACCGGTCGCAGCCACCCGGTGGTCTGCTCGACCGACCTGCTCGCCCGGCAACCGCAACTGCTGGCCGATCAGGCTCAGTTCGACGCCACGCTGGCCGGCAACGCGTTGCTGCGGGCCGACTGTCGGGCCCGCACCGGACCGCTCTACGACCACGTGGACACGACCAGCGCGGCCCGCGACCTCGACGCGGTCCGCGCCGCGCTCGGCGAGCGGCAGCTGACCTTCCACGGCAGCTCGTACGGCACCCTGCTGGGGCAGCGGTACGCGGAGCTGTTCCCGCACCGGGTCCGGGCCATGGTGCTGGAAGCCGCGATGGATCACAGCCTCGGCATCCGTGCCTTCCTCGACACCCAGGCCGTCACCGCGGAGGGCGCGTTCGACGAATTCGTCGCGTGGTGTGCCCGGTCCACCGGCTGCGTGCTCAAGGGGCGGGACATTCGGGAGGTCTGGGCCGAGCTGCACGGCCGGGCCGCAGGCGGGACGTTGACCGACCCGGACCGGCCCGGGGTGGCGCTCACCCCGTTCGAGCTGAGCCGGCTCGCCCACAAGAAGCTCTACGAGACGCACTGGTGGCCGGAGCTGGCCGGGTGGATCGTCAGAATGGACGCCGCCACCACGCCGAACACGGCATCGTCGGCCGGTGACAGGTCGACGGGCGACGCCGTCGCTCCGTACCCGTTCGCGGTCTTCTGCCAGGACTGGAGCCTGCCCGTCCGCGACTACCGCGAGTACGCCGGACACCTGCGCCGGATGGCCCGGCTCGCGCCCGACCTGCGCTACCCGCCGGCGGTGTTCGCTCCGGTGACCTGCCTGGGCACGCCGGCGCCGGTCGCCAACCCGCAGCACCGGATGCGGGTCCGCACCGATGTGCCGCTGCTGCTCGCCGCCACCGTGCACGACCCGGCCAGCGGGTACAACTGGGCCACCAACGTGGCCCGGCAGTTGGGTGAGCACGGCGTGCTGCTCACCTACCAGGGCTGGGGGCACGGCAGCTACACCACCAGCCCGTGCGTGGGCGGCGCGGTCGACCGCTACCTGACCAGCGTGGTGGCGCCCCGCCCTGGCACCAGCTGCCCGGCCATCGAACCGTCGTCGTGA
- a CDS encoding dihydrofolate reductase family protein has protein sequence MGTVSSQLSISLDGYVAGPDQSRQDPLGRGGLRLHEWFFGLDSWRAQHGLTGGERGVDAELVEELTRDVGAYVMGRRMFGGGDGDWDESWQGWWGDDPPFHTPVFVLTHHPRAPLVMRGGTEFRFVTDGIESALRQAREAAGERQVSIGGGASTVRQCLAAGLIDTLHLHVVPIVLGAGERLFDGIAPRLEQEAVVAGPTVAHLRYRVLR, from the coding sequence ATGGGAACGGTGAGCAGTCAACTGTCGATCTCGTTGGACGGGTACGTGGCCGGGCCGGACCAGAGCCGGCAGGATCCGCTGGGCCGGGGCGGGCTGCGGTTGCACGAGTGGTTCTTCGGCCTGGACAGCTGGCGGGCGCAGCACGGGCTGACCGGCGGCGAGCGGGGCGTCGACGCCGAACTGGTCGAGGAGCTGACCCGCGACGTCGGGGCGTACGTCATGGGCCGGCGGATGTTCGGCGGTGGGGACGGCGACTGGGACGAGAGCTGGCAGGGCTGGTGGGGCGACGATCCGCCGTTCCACACCCCGGTCTTCGTGCTCACCCACCATCCCAGGGCACCGCTGGTGATGCGGGGCGGCACCGAGTTCCGGTTCGTCACCGACGGGATCGAGTCGGCGCTGCGGCAGGCCCGGGAGGCGGCGGGTGAGCGGCAGGTGTCGATCGGCGGCGGCGCGAGCACGGTCCGGCAGTGCCTGGCCGCGGGGCTGATCGACACGCTGCATCTGCATGTGGTGCCGATCGTGCTCGGGGCCGGCGAACGGCTCTTCGATGGCATCGCGCCGCGGCTGGAGCAGGAGGCGGTGGTGGCCGGGCCGACCGTGGCCCACCTGCGCTACCGCGTCCTGCGCTGA
- a CDS encoding RNA polymerase sigma factor: protein MTDDRTVEDLLRTLAPQVLGLLVRRHGQFDRCEDAVQEALLAAATQWPGQGVPDNPRAWLLTVATRRLTDEWRSERARRDREVAVALREPAYAGVAPAADAEPAVADADDTLTLLFLCCHPALAPSAQVALTLRAVGGLSTAQIARAHLVPEATMSQRIRRAKQRIEGAGARFSLPAPDERDERLGTVLRVLYLIFNEGYTASSGPDLHRVELTGEAIRLARVLHGLLPGNGEVAGLLALMLLTDAHRAARVGPDGELVPLAEQDRTRWDRTAIAAGIALITEALTWSPPGPYQLQAAIAAVHAEAPTAAATDWPQIAALYRLLARIAPNPMVTLNQAVAVAMVDGPRAGLALLTPLDADERTAGHHRLAAVRAHLLELAGELAAARDAYLAAARGTTSLPEQRYLELRAARLAAQR, encoded by the coding sequence GTGACCGACGACCGGACGGTCGAGGACCTGCTGCGCACGCTCGCGCCGCAGGTCCTCGGCCTGCTGGTCCGCCGGCACGGGCAGTTCGACCGGTGCGAGGACGCGGTGCAGGAGGCGCTGCTCGCCGCCGCGACGCAGTGGCCCGGGCAGGGCGTGCCGGACAACCCCCGCGCGTGGCTGCTCACCGTGGCCACCCGCCGGCTCACCGACGAGTGGCGCAGCGAGCGCGCCCGCCGGGACCGCGAGGTGGCGGTGGCGCTGCGCGAGCCGGCGTACGCCGGGGTGGCGCCGGCGGCCGACGCGGAGCCCGCGGTGGCGGACGCCGACGACACCCTGACGCTGCTCTTCCTCTGCTGCCACCCGGCGCTGGCACCCTCGGCACAGGTGGCGCTCACCCTGCGCGCCGTCGGCGGGCTCAGCACCGCCCAGATCGCCCGGGCGCACCTGGTGCCGGAGGCGACGATGAGCCAACGGATCCGCCGGGCCAAACAGCGGATCGAGGGCGCCGGTGCCCGGTTCAGCCTGCCCGCACCGGATGAGCGCGACGAGCGGCTGGGGACGGTGCTCCGGGTGCTCTACCTGATCTTCAACGAGGGGTACACCGCGTCCAGCGGGCCGGACCTGCACCGGGTGGAGCTGACCGGCGAGGCGATCCGGCTCGCCCGCGTCCTGCACGGGCTGCTGCCCGGCAACGGCGAGGTGGCCGGGCTGTTGGCGCTGATGCTGCTCACCGACGCGCACCGGGCCGCCCGGGTCGGCCCGGACGGCGAGCTGGTGCCGCTGGCCGAGCAGGACCGGACCCGGTGGGACCGGACGGCCATCGCGGCCGGCATCGCGCTGATCACCGAGGCGCTGACCTGGTCACCGCCCGGCCCGTACCAGCTCCAGGCGGCGATCGCCGCGGTGCACGCCGAGGCGCCGACGGCGGCCGCGACGGACTGGCCGCAGATCGCCGCGCTCTACCGGCTGCTCGCCCGGATCGCGCCGAATCCGATGGTCACTCTCAATCAGGCGGTGGCGGTGGCCATGGTGGACGGGCCCCGGGCCGGGCTCGCCCTGCTCACTCCGCTGGACGCCGATGAGCGCACCGCCGGGCACCACCGGCTCGCCGCGGTCCGGGCCCACCTGCTGGAGCTCGCCGGGGAGCTGGCGGCGGCGCGGGACGCGTACCTGGCGGCGGCCCGCGGCACCACCAGCCTGCCCGAGCAGCGTTACCTGGAGCTGCGGGCCGCCCGACTGGCCGCACAGCGATGA
- a CDS encoding YciI family protein: MLLIWNRPGFTEELTERDRTALFGEVDEIMKELTESGELVGGQALADPSQTRTVRLAGGHPEVIDGPFMESKEQFAGYLTVDCDSPQRAAEIAARWPDVRFGGAMEVRPIMDEAGTEM; the protein is encoded by the coding sequence ATGCTGCTGATCTGGAACCGGCCCGGCTTCACCGAGGAGCTGACCGAGCGGGACCGCACCGCCCTGTTCGGCGAGGTCGACGAGATCATGAAGGAGCTGACCGAGTCCGGCGAGCTGGTCGGCGGCCAGGCGCTGGCCGACCCGTCGCAGACCCGGACGGTCCGGCTCGCCGGCGGCCACCCGGAGGTCATCGACGGGCCGTTCATGGAGAGCAAGGAGCAGTTCGCCGGCTACCTGACCGTCGACTGCGACAGCCCGCAACGGGCCGCCGAGATCGCCGCCCGCTGGCCGGACGTGCGCTTCGGCGGCGCGATGGAGGTCCGCCCGATCATGGACGAGGCCGGGACGGAGATGTGA
- a CDS encoding DUF2786 domain-containing protein — protein MPDPDELVADALAAVRGTDVRQAERQLDRLMVGTGAADGTAAVDTALLRRLVRGVARLWPRGWQPADLDRLTTRRLGARPARLVRDAMAAQRREQAGPVPAWWDEQLRELAAEVWWDDDRSVLAGWSAREGLDRVDALRTAVDTLALVESLPPIAVLRPPPGTTGAAAASRPAGAARSGSGMLDRVRALLAKAESTTFPAEAEALTGKAQELIARHSIDEALLAAGADRGDLPGGVRLGTDAPYAGAKALLVQEVAAANRCEAVWSDDLGFATVLGWPADLVAVELLYTSLLVQATAAMLRGRAERRPGTGRRTRVWDESFLNAFALRIGERLRATTDAADRAAAETAGPERLLPVLAARGEAVRERLDTLFPGVTRHRLSVRDAEGWSSGTSAADRASLDVGGGPPPRQVPERPDPR, from the coding sequence GTGCCGGACCCGGACGAACTCGTCGCCGATGCGCTCGCGGCGGTGCGCGGCACCGACGTACGGCAGGCCGAACGGCAGCTGGACCGGTTGATGGTCGGCACCGGCGCGGCGGACGGCACGGCGGCGGTGGACACGGCGCTGCTGCGTCGCCTGGTCCGCGGCGTGGCGCGGCTCTGGCCACGTGGCTGGCAACCGGCCGACCTGGACCGGCTCACCACCCGGCGGCTCGGCGCCCGCCCGGCCCGACTGGTCCGGGACGCGATGGCCGCCCAGCGGCGCGAGCAGGCCGGACCGGTCCCGGCCTGGTGGGACGAGCAGTTGCGCGAGCTGGCCGCCGAGGTGTGGTGGGACGACGACCGGAGCGTTCTGGCCGGCTGGTCCGCCCGGGAGGGGCTGGACCGGGTCGACGCCCTGCGCACGGCGGTGGACACCCTCGCCCTGGTGGAGAGCCTGCCGCCGATCGCGGTGCTCCGCCCACCACCCGGCACGACCGGTGCGGCGGCCGCCAGCCGGCCGGCCGGCGCGGCCCGCAGTGGGTCCGGAATGCTCGACCGGGTACGGGCGCTGCTGGCCAAGGCCGAGTCGACCACCTTCCCGGCCGAGGCAGAGGCGTTGACCGGCAAGGCGCAGGAGCTGATCGCCCGGCACAGCATCGACGAGGCGCTGCTGGCCGCCGGTGCCGACCGCGGCGACCTGCCCGGCGGGGTGCGGCTCGGCACCGACGCCCCGTACGCGGGCGCCAAGGCGCTGCTGGTGCAGGAGGTCGCGGCGGCGAACCGCTGTGAGGCGGTCTGGTCCGACGACCTCGGCTTCGCCACCGTGCTGGGCTGGCCGGCCGACCTCGTGGCGGTGGAGCTGCTCTACACCTCGCTGCTGGTCCAGGCCACCGCCGCGATGCTGCGCGGGCGGGCCGAGCGGCGACCGGGGACCGGGCGGCGGACCCGCGTCTGGGACGAGTCCTTCCTCAACGCGTTCGCGCTGCGGATCGGCGAGCGGCTGCGCGCGACCACCGACGCGGCGGATCGGGCGGCGGCCGAGACGGCCGGCCCGGAGCGGCTCCTCCCGGTGCTCGCCGCACGCGGCGAGGCGGTCCGGGAGCGGCTGGACACCCTCTTCCCCGGCGTCACCCGGCACCGGCTCAGCGTCCGCGACGCCGAGGGCTGGTCGTCCGGCACCTCCGCGGCCGACCGCGCGTCGCTGGACGTCGGCGGCGGGCCACCGCCCCGACAGGTGCCGGAACGACCCGACCCACGCTGA
- a CDS encoding DUF2243 domain-containing protein — MVGSSLPGARSAAVPDVRSSILAGVLIGIAVMAAVDEIIFHQLLAWHHFYDRSTLSVGLLSDGLLHAAELLALVGGFFWFADLRRRGALAARFAWGGFLLGAGGFQLFDGLVDHKVLRLHQIRYGVHLVPYDVVWNVGGAILLLAGAALVWRARSRPPRDGQR; from the coding sequence GTGGTCGGTTCGAGCCTGCCCGGTGCGCGCAGCGCCGCCGTGCCGGACGTCCGCTCGTCCATCCTCGCCGGCGTCCTGATCGGGATCGCGGTGATGGCCGCGGTGGACGAGATCATCTTCCACCAGCTGCTGGCCTGGCACCACTTCTACGACCGGTCCACCCTGTCGGTGGGCCTGCTCTCCGACGGGCTGCTGCACGCCGCCGAGCTGCTGGCCCTGGTCGGCGGGTTCTTCTGGTTCGCCGACCTGCGCCGGCGGGGTGCCCTGGCGGCCCGGTTCGCCTGGGGTGGGTTCCTGCTCGGCGCCGGGGGCTTCCAGCTCTTCGACGGGCTGGTCGACCACAAGGTGCTCCGGCTGCACCAGATCCGCTACGGCGTGCACCTGGTCCCGTACGACGTGGTCTGGAACGTGGGCGGCGCGATACTGCTGCTCGCGGGTGCCGCGCTGGTCTGGCGGGCCCGGTCCCGGCCGCCCCGCGACGGCCAGCGGTGA